A genomic window from Parvularcula sp. LCG005 includes:
- the gap gene encoding type I glyceraldehyde-3-phosphate dehydrogenase — protein sequence MVLRVGINGFGRIGRLALRSMIEHGRKDIEVVAINDLGPVETNAHLLKHDTVHGRLNNTITTGDGFLAIDGKEIKVLAERDPKNLPWGELGVDLVMECTGIFTAREKAAWHLEAGAKRVLVSAPAAGADKTIVYGVNHNVLTADDVIVSNGSCTTNCLAPVAKVLNDAVGIKRGYMTTIHSYTGDQPTLDTMHKDLYRARAAALSMIPTSTGAAKALGLVLPELAGKLDGSSIRVPTPNVSVVDLVFEAERDTTVEEVNNAIIEAANGPMKGVLNYSDEPLVSSDFNHDAHSSTFATPQTQIVEGGLVRVISWYDNEWGFSTRMSDTALAMAKFL from the coding sequence ATGGTACTTCGCGTAGGCATTAACGGCTTCGGTCGGATCGGTCGTCTCGCATTGCGCTCAATGATTGAGCATGGCCGCAAAGACATCGAAGTGGTCGCGATCAACGATCTGGGTCCGGTGGAAACCAATGCTCACCTGCTCAAGCACGATACGGTGCATGGTCGTCTGAACAACACAATCACCACCGGTGACGGCTTCCTCGCCATCGACGGCAAGGAGATCAAGGTGCTCGCCGAGCGCGATCCGAAGAACCTGCCCTGGGGTGAACTCGGTGTTGATCTGGTCATGGAATGTACCGGTATCTTCACAGCCCGTGAGAAAGCCGCATGGCATCTCGAAGCGGGTGCCAAGCGCGTTCTCGTTTCGGCTCCAGCTGCCGGGGCCGACAAGACCATCGTCTATGGCGTCAACCACAACGTGCTGACGGCCGACGATGTGATCGTCTCCAACGGCTCGTGCACGACGAACTGTCTGGCGCCGGTTGCCAAGGTGCTGAATGACGCCGTCGGCATCAAGCGCGGCTACATGACAACCATCCACTCCTACACGGGTGACCAGCCAACGCTCGATACGATGCACAAGGATCTGTACCGCGCGCGCGCCGCGGCACTGTCCATGATTCCGACCTCGACAGGCGCCGCAAAGGCCCTTGGTCTGGTGCTGCCTGAGCTGGCCGGCAAGCTTGATGGGTCATCCATCCGCGTGCCGACGCCGAACGTCTCAGTGGTCGATCTCGTCTTTGAGGCCGAGCGCGACACGACGGTGGAAGAAGTCAACAATGCGATCATCGAGGCTGCCAATGGCCCGATGAAAGGTGTGCTGAACTATTCCGATGAGCCGCTCGTCTCGTCTGACTTCAATCACGACGCCCATTCGTCGACCTTCGCGACACCGCAGACCCAGATCGTCGAAGGCGGCCTGGTCCGCGTGATCAGCTGGTATGACAATGAGTGGGGCTTCTCGACCCGCATGTCCGACACAGCACTCGCCATGGCGAAGTTCCTGTAA
- a CDS encoding SIR2 family protein: MRKKVIIVGAGASAEFGLPLSEQIFRKLLSEAEKYESARSLRTPKETQEFLQLDLADLVYEIDGVFHGTHAAGIRNLYEKSRNSFSTSIDLFSYINDSDDVSKYAKLFSAREILKGAHTFRVENTEFGSVAKYYPTLRWRRPFIDSRQNWLATLMQNYTHGKSNSSELQSDSLRFITFNYDTIIEDALHNFFIHAPRFCEDMDSALPEVFHVHGSFPKFEGLTGVHSLRKFSESIKFIHETGQQKDDKIDEFLSEADDIYCVGFEFAHENVELLELAKYADKTLALNYSGDLDLQSRMEKLGLSERQMMKGSASSPLGVSKAARQGFFSLGETAIKPKPQVIRVN, translated from the coding sequence ATGCGAAAAAAAGTTATTATCGTGGGTGCAGGAGCAAGCGCGGAGTTTGGTCTGCCTTTAAGTGAGCAAATTTTCCGTAAGTTGTTGAGCGAGGCGGAAAAATATGAGAGCGCGCGAAGCCTGAGAACGCCGAAGGAAACTCAGGAATTTCTCCAGCTAGATCTTGCAGATTTAGTTTATGAAATCGATGGGGTTTTTCATGGCACACATGCAGCCGGCATCAGAAATCTCTACGAGAAGAGCAGAAATAGCTTTTCAACGTCGATTGATCTGTTTTCCTACATAAATGACAGTGACGATGTTTCCAAATATGCCAAACTTTTTTCAGCCAGAGAAATTTTAAAAGGCGCACATACATTTCGAGTTGAAAATACAGAATTCGGATCCGTCGCCAAATATTATCCAACACTACGTTGGCGGCGCCCATTCATCGACTCCAGACAGAACTGGTTGGCGACTTTAATGCAAAATTACACCCACGGAAAATCAAATTCTAGTGAACTTCAATCCGACAGCTTGCGGTTCATTACCTTCAATTACGATACGATTATCGAGGACGCGCTCCATAATTTTTTTATTCACGCACCTAGGTTTTGCGAAGATATGGACTCTGCTTTACCTGAAGTATTTCACGTACATGGGAGTTTTCCAAAATTTGAAGGCTTGACTGGCGTTCACAGCTTGAGAAAATTTTCTGAAAGTATTAAATTTATTCACGAAACCGGTCAGCAGAAAGATGATAAAATTGATGAGTTTTTATCAGAAGCTGATGACATATACTGTGTCGGATTCGAATTCGCCCACGAGAATGTTGAATTGCTCGAGCTTGCGAAGTATGCGGATAAAACCCTTGCTTTGAATTACAGTGGCGATCTCGATCTACAGTCACGCATGGAAAAGCTTGGCCTATCAGAAAGGCAAATGATGAAGGGCTCGGCGTCCAGTCCCTTAGGTGTCAGCAAGGCAGCTAGACAGGGATTTTTCAGTCTTGGAGAAACGGCAATAAAACCCAAGCCGCAGGTGATTAGGGTTAATTAA
- a CDS encoding tetratricopeptide repeat protein, giving the protein MRNWRHFIAVAAISPILGGQTLAGFSAPPASQISVEDAMAAAQNGNFETARTLAISLADAGNADAQYLLGHLDQNGLGGPKNIKAAVGHFAEAAAAGQANAQFALGELAYTGDGAVKDWKRAYEWFNLAAAQGHALAKVRLGYMYAEGQFVPQDPTRAARLFEDAARRGVPAAQYHLGLLYLDGEGKARDYANAAYWFNEAAEQGDADSMYNLALILQSGRAGSTDIDGALTWMTRAAEAGVLPAQVSLGLMHYSGQGAPVSKKTAATWFRRAAEGGSAEGMFLHAVSLSEGVIAPPDFKAALAWAERSVSASSGEPPDILLERDGLRQQLRDLVAEEARRRAALTAANRPEPPPKVQVADNDPLPAPAVSKKKPVPTPAEEKPPRGLRP; this is encoded by the coding sequence ATGCGCAATTGGCGCCACTTCATTGCTGTTGCGGCAATTTCGCCGATCCTTGGCGGGCAGACACTCGCAGGCTTTTCCGCGCCGCCGGCATCTCAGATCTCCGTCGAGGATGCCATGGCGGCCGCGCAAAACGGCAATTTCGAGACTGCCCGCACGCTCGCCATCTCTCTTGCCGACGCCGGGAATGCTGATGCTCAATATCTGCTGGGCCATCTTGATCAGAACGGCCTGGGCGGGCCCAAGAACATAAAGGCAGCCGTCGGCCATTTCGCTGAAGCCGCTGCGGCCGGGCAGGCCAACGCGCAATTCGCTTTGGGGGAGCTCGCCTATACGGGTGACGGCGCGGTGAAGGACTGGAAACGCGCCTATGAGTGGTTCAACCTGGCGGCGGCTCAGGGCCACGCCCTCGCCAAGGTTCGTCTGGGCTATATGTATGCAGAAGGGCAATTCGTCCCGCAGGACCCGACGCGTGCAGCACGGCTGTTCGAGGATGCGGCGCGTCGCGGTGTGCCTGCCGCGCAATATCATCTCGGTCTGCTTTACCTCGATGGCGAAGGAAAGGCGCGCGACTATGCGAATGCGGCGTATTGGTTCAACGAGGCGGCCGAGCAGGGCGATGCCGACAGCATGTATAATCTCGCCCTCATCCTGCAGTCGGGACGGGCGGGCAGCACGGATATCGACGGCGCGCTGACGTGGATGACCCGCGCGGCCGAGGCTGGCGTCCTTCCGGCACAGGTTTCTCTCGGGCTGATGCATTATAGCGGGCAGGGCGCACCTGTATCAAAGAAAACGGCTGCGACCTGGTTCAGACGGGCAGCAGAAGGCGGCAGCGCCGAGGGCATGTTTCTGCATGCCGTCAGTCTGTCAGAGGGGGTGATTGCACCGCCGGATTTCAAAGCGGCGCTGGCTTGGGCCGAGCGGTCCGTTTCGGCTTCAAGCGGCGAGCCGCCCGATATCCTTCTTGAGCGCGACGGCCTGCGTCAACAGCTCCGAGACCTCGTGGCTGAAGAAGCCCGCCGCCGCGCGGCGTTGACGGCTGCCAATCGTCCAGAACCGCCACCCAAGGTTCAGGTCGCCGACAACGACCCGTTGCCCGCGCCCGCCGTTTCCAAAAAGAAACCTGTGCCGACACCCGCGGAAGAAAAGCCGCCTCGCGGATTGCGGCCCTGA
- a CDS encoding DsbA family protein: protein MRRLFALPLLASIALVACGGSDSADSAEETTTAAPTETAAPSASEQADAAPASERVVAAPEGSQAGNAMVLGSPDAPVKIIEYASVVCPACAYFHTEVLSGVRADYIDTGKVSIEFREFPTNPQNLAYAGFYLARCAATQKGSPAYFKMLGTLFERQREWAYGPTPGAVLENIAAQAGINREGLEECFYREDVKSAVKANIVSGHEEFEVSKTPTLFIDGEEISWGKSAEEFAEILDAELAKKAEQ, encoded by the coding sequence ATGCGCCGACTGTTTGCTCTACCGCTTCTTGCTTCCATCGCCCTCGTCGCCTGCGGCGGCTCGGACAGCGCCGACAGTGCCGAAGAGACAACGACCGCCGCGCCGACTGAAACCGCCGCGCCAAGCGCCAGCGAGCAGGCCGACGCCGCGCCCGCCAGTGAACGCGTTGTCGCGGCGCCGGAAGGCAGCCAGGCGGGCAACGCCATGGTGCTGGGCAGCCCGGATGCGCCCGTGAAGATCATTGAATATGCGTCGGTCGTCTGCCCCGCCTGTGCCTATTTCCACACCGAAGTCCTGTCGGGCGTGAGGGCCGATTATATCGACACCGGCAAAGTCTCTATCGAGTTCCGTGAGTTTCCGACGAATCCGCAGAACCTGGCCTATGCCGGTTTCTATCTGGCGCGCTGTGCCGCCACGCAGAAAGGCTCTCCCGCCTATTTCAAAATGCTTGGCACCCTGTTCGAACGCCAGCGTGAGTGGGCCTATGGGCCGACCCCCGGTGCCGTGCTCGAAAATATCGCTGCCCAAGCCGGGATCAATCGTGAAGGGCTTGAGGAGTGCTTCTATCGCGAAGACGTCAAGTCGGCCGTGAAAGCCAACATCGTCTCCGGCCACGAAGAATTCGAAGTCAGCAAGACGCCGACCCTGTTCATTGATGGCGAGGAAATCTCGTGGGGCAAGTCGGCAGAGGAATTCGCCGAGATCCTCGACGCCGAACTGGCCAAGAAGGCTGAACAGTAA
- the tkt gene encoding transketolase, with product MSTAIAALSMDGVEKANSGHPGMPMGMSDTATVLFTRHLKYDAADPQWPDRDRFVLSAGHGSMLLYSLLYLLGVEGMELEDLKNFRQMGSKTAGHPEVGHAPGIETTTGPLGQGLGNAVGMALAEAHLRARYGSDVVDHYTYVIAGDGCLMEGISQESIGIAGHHKLNKLILFWDNNDITIDGHVSLSDSTKQIARFEASGWNTIDIDGHDHDAIDRAIIEAKKSDRPTLIACKTIIGRGAPNKGGTHDCHGAPLGKDELALAKEALGWPYGPFEVPDNVLDAWRKTGTNGVDAHKAWTERLGKSANKDGFETALKSDVTPAVTALKDLARTAIKEGKSVATRKASQMALDVINEAVSFTLGGSADLTPSNNTKAGGIEPMNPENYGGRYMHWGIREHGMASAMNGLALHGGIIPYGGTFLVFSDYARPAMRLAALMKTRVVYVMTHDSIGLGEDGPTHQPVEHVASLRAIPDMWVFRPADTVETAEAWSLALQRTDGPSTMALTRQNLPVLRTSAEDNLTAKGGYVLREAADADVTLMASGSEVEIAVDAMALLAEEGIKARVVSVPCMDLFEDQDPAYIEGVLGKAPRLALEAGIRQGWDKLLFAFGGRGDFMGVETFGASGPYKEVYEHFGLTPANAVAKAKALMGRK from the coding sequence ATGTCCACCGCCATCGCTGCCCTTTCGATGGATGGTGTTGAGAAGGCCAATTCCGGCCATCCCGGCATGCCCATGGGCATGTCTGACACGGCAACCGTTCTCTTCACACGCCATCTGAAATATGATGCTGCCGATCCCCAATGGCCTGACCGCGACCGCTTTGTGCTGTCCGCGGGCCACGGCTCAATGCTCCTGTACTCCCTCCTGTATCTTCTGGGGGTTGAGGGCATGGAGCTCGAGGACCTCAAGAATTTCCGCCAGATGGGCTCAAAGACCGCTGGCCACCCGGAAGTCGGCCACGCCCCCGGCATTGAGACCACCACCGGTCCGCTGGGCCAGGGGCTTGGGAATGCTGTGGGTATGGCGCTGGCCGAGGCACACCTTCGCGCGCGCTATGGCAGCGATGTGGTCGATCACTATACCTATGTCATCGCTGGTGACGGCTGCCTCATGGAGGGCATCAGCCAGGAATCGATCGGCATTGCGGGTCACCACAAGCTCAACAAACTGATCCTGTTCTGGGACAATAACGACATCACCATCGACGGGCATGTCAGCCTTTCGGATTCGACCAAGCAGATCGCGCGCTTTGAAGCATCCGGCTGGAACACGATCGACATTGACGGTCATGATCACGACGCAATCGACCGCGCCATCATCGAAGCCAAGAAATCCGATCGCCCGACACTCATCGCCTGCAAGACGATCATTGGCCGCGGCGCACCTAACAAAGGCGGCACCCATGACTGCCACGGTGCGCCTCTGGGCAAGGATGAGCTCGCCCTGGCCAAGGAAGCTCTTGGCTGGCCGTACGGTCCGTTCGAAGTGCCGGACAACGTCCTCGACGCCTGGCGCAAGACGGGCACCAATGGCGTCGATGCGCACAAGGCCTGGACCGAGCGCCTCGGCAAAAGCGCCAATAAGGATGGGTTCGAGACGGCCCTGAAATCCGACGTGACCCCCGCGGTCACCGCCCTGAAGGATCTGGCCCGTACCGCCATCAAGGAAGGCAAGTCGGTTGCGACCCGCAAGGCATCGCAAATGGCGCTGGATGTCATCAACGAGGCCGTGTCCTTCACCCTTGGCGGTTCGGCTGACCTAACGCCGTCCAACAATACCAAGGCGGGCGGCATTGAGCCGATGAACCCGGAGAATTATGGCGGCCGCTACATGCACTGGGGCATTCGTGAGCACGGCATGGCGTCGGCCATGAACGGTCTTGCGCTGCACGGCGGGATCATCCCTTACGGCGGCACATTCCTCGTGTTCTCCGACTATGCGCGTCCGGCCATGCGTCTCGCTGCGCTGATGAAGACCCGCGTGGTCTATGTCATGACCCACGACTCAATTGGTCTTGGCGAAGACGGCCCGACCCACCAACCGGTGGAGCATGTGGCTTCCCTGCGCGCGATCCCGGATATGTGGGTGTTCCGTCCGGCCGACACGGTCGAGACCGCAGAAGCGTGGTCACTGGCCCTGCAACGGACAGATGGCCCAAGCACCATGGCGCTGACCCGCCAGAACCTGCCGGTCCTGCGGACAAGCGCCGAGGACAACCTGACGGCCAAGGGCGGCTATGTCCTGCGTGAGGCAGCGGATGCTGATGTCACGCTGATGGCGTCGGGCTCTGAGGTCGAGATTGCAGTGGACGCGATGGCGCTGTTGGCCGAGGAGGGCATCAAGGCGCGTGTTGTGTCGGTGCCCTGTATGGACCTGTTCGAAGATCAGGACCCTGCCTATATCGAAGGTGTACTGGGCAAGGCGCCGCGTCTGGCGCTGGAAGCCGGCATTCGCCAGGGCTGGGACAAGCTGCTCTTTGCTTTTGGCGGGCGCGGTGACTTCATGGGCGTCGAGACATTCGGCGCCAGCGGTCCGTACAAGGAAGTTTATGAACACTTTGGCCTGACGCCGGCGAACGCGGTGGCGAAGGCCAAGGCTCTGATGGGAAGGAAATAA
- a CDS encoding cell division protein ZapA — protein sequence MPDVRVKVNEQIYSINCDPGEEERVKALADYLDGHVQKLTKDVGRIAESRLLMLAALTVCDELFAARELLASGGDDRPALAKMIEDAADRVERLTASLQSRDPSD from the coding sequence ATGCCCGACGTTCGCGTGAAGGTGAATGAGCAGATTTATTCCATCAATTGCGATCCGGGCGAGGAGGAACGCGTCAAAGCGCTCGCCGATTATCTCGACGGCCATGTGCAGAAGCTGACCAAGGATGTCGGCCGGATTGCCGAGAGCCGTCTTCTGATGCTGGCCGCCCTCACCGTCTGCGACGAGCTGTTTGCGGCCCGTGAGCTTTTGGCCAGTGGCGGTGACGACCGCCCGGCGCTTGCAAAAATGATCGAAGATGCAGCCGATCGGGTCGAACGACTGACCGCGTCGCTACAGTCGCGTGACCCATCGGACTGA
- a CDS encoding 5-formyltetrahydrofolate cyclo-ligase — protein MVIAPIPLMDWKAVFRTRAKKARAEAASTQPDADRFAAMHFINEFAPKNASNIALYHPTGDELDTAPLAAALMEAGHAVLLPVVVKKKAPLIFRLWEPEVPLVKGKFDIPCPPDTSKEIRPDIIVVPLLGIRHDGARLGMGGGFYDRTLASLRDGGAVLAIGYGYGAQKMDRFPVDAHDQFLDGFVSEKGAERIARRR, from the coding sequence ATGGTCATCGCCCCCATCCCCCTGATGGACTGGAAAGCTGTCTTCCGAACCCGCGCGAAGAAGGCGCGGGCCGAGGCAGCGTCCACGCAGCCTGATGCTGATCGCTTCGCGGCCATGCACTTCATCAATGAATTTGCGCCGAAGAACGCGTCAAATATCGCCCTGTACCACCCGACGGGTGATGAGCTCGATACCGCCCCCCTCGCCGCGGCGCTGATGGAGGCCGGCCACGCCGTCCTGCTGCCCGTGGTGGTCAAGAAAAAGGCGCCGCTGATCTTTCGCCTGTGGGAGCCTGAAGTGCCGCTGGTGAAGGGCAAGTTCGATATTCCGTGCCCGCCGGATACCTCAAAAGAGATCCGCCCTGACATTATTGTCGTCCCGCTGCTGGGCATCCGTCATGATGGCGCGCGTCTGGGCATGGGTGGCGGTTTTTACGACCGAACCCTCGCGAGCTTGCGCGATGGCGGCGCGGTCCTGGCCATCGGCTATGGCTATGGCGCACAGAAGATGGACCGGTTCCCGGTGGACGCGCATGACCAGTTCCTTGATGGCTTTGTCTCGGAAAAAGGCGCGGAGCGGATCGCCCGCCGGCGGTAG
- the mutY gene encoding A/G-specific adenine glycosylase, with amino-acid sequence MASTATLRGQTGKDKTGFSDRLLDWYDDNARTLPWRTGPAARRGGQMPDPYRVWLSEVMLQQTTVATVSPRFETFLRRWPTVADLAAAPIDDVLGEWAGLGYYARARNLHACAVAVTERFGGQFPDTEEELLTLPGIGQYTAAAVAAIAFDRPATVVDGNVDRVIVRQFALDRPVREIKPEIYAHAADLTPVARAGDYAQAMMDLGATVCRPKSPQCLLCPVRISCDAHAEGIASDLPMKPAKKARPTRYGHVYAAVNRAGAVVTEKRADKGLFGGMAGLPTSDWSKDGLPDRDDPFPADWVEEGAVEHTLTHFHLVLTVWRAGLSRLPKGYQWTEDMSTLPTVFRKAVEISA; translated from the coding sequence ATGGCTTCAACAGCAACTCTGCGCGGACAGACCGGCAAGGACAAGACCGGCTTTTCCGACCGGCTTCTCGACTGGTACGATGACAATGCCCGGACCCTGCCGTGGCGGACGGGGCCTGCTGCGCGACGCGGCGGGCAGATGCCGGACCCCTATCGCGTCTGGCTGTCCGAAGTGATGCTGCAGCAGACAACGGTGGCGACGGTCAGCCCCCGCTTTGAGACGTTTCTGCGCCGCTGGCCCACAGTGGCTGATCTGGCCGCGGCCCCAATCGATGATGTGCTGGGGGAATGGGCCGGTCTTGGTTATTACGCCCGCGCCCGAAACCTGCACGCCTGCGCGGTGGCGGTCACGGAGCGGTTCGGCGGGCAATTTCCTGACACGGAAGAGGAATTGCTGACCCTGCCGGGGATTGGTCAGTATACGGCTGCAGCGGTGGCGGCCATCGCCTTTGATCGGCCCGCGACGGTGGTCGACGGCAATGTGGACCGCGTCATCGTGCGCCAGTTCGCGCTCGACCGCCCGGTGCGGGAGATCAAGCCTGAGATCTATGCCCACGCCGCTGACCTGACACCTGTCGCGCGCGCCGGGGACTATGCCCAGGCGATGATGGATCTGGGGGCAACGGTCTGTCGGCCGAAATCGCCGCAATGCCTGTTGTGCCCGGTGCGGATAAGTTGTGATGCCCATGCCGAAGGCATCGCTTCGGATCTGCCGATGAAGCCGGCAAAAAAAGCGCGGCCCACACGTTATGGCCATGTCTATGCGGCAGTGAACAGGGCGGGCGCGGTGGTGACGGAGAAGCGGGCGGACAAGGGTCTGTTCGGCGGCATGGCGGGCCTGCCCACCTCCGACTGGTCAAAGGACGGCCTGCCGGATCGGGACGATCCGTTCCCGGCCGACTGGGTTGAAGAAGGCGCGGTGGAGCACACGCTGACGCATTTTCATCTTGTCCTGACCGTCTGGCGCGCGGGGCTGTCCCGCCTGCCAAAGGGCTATCAGTGGACAGAGGATATGAGCACCCTGCCGACGGTGTTTCGGAAGGCGGTGGAAATTTCTGCTTAA
- a CDS encoding phosphoglycerate kinase, with protein MTVKFKTLDDIEVAGKRVLVRVDFNVPVQNGQVSDVTRLERAVPTIQELVDKGAKIILLSHFGRPKGAPDPEMSLAPVAEAFSHLIGKPVAFAEDSIGEPATRAVDNMVAGDILLLENTRFHAGEEKNDADYAKGLAANGDVYVNDAFSAAHRAHASTEGVARLLPAAAGRAMQRELDYLAQALAAPKRPVMAVVGGAKVSTKLDVLHNLVTTADKLIVGGGMANTFLVAMGIEVGKSLAEPDLAETAREIMAKASKAGCEILLPKDVVTSREFAANPETHVRMADQVQADEMVLDMGPDSVDSYAEALEGCATLIWNGPLGAFEIPPFHTATVELARFAAQLTKNGSLVSVAGGGDTVSALNMAGVVDDFTYVSTAGGAFLEWMEGKDLPGVSVLAV; from the coding sequence ATGACCGTCAAATTCAAAACGCTCGATGACATTGAAGTCGCCGGCAAGCGCGTCCTTGTACGGGTTGATTTCAACGTGCCCGTTCAGAATGGCCAGGTGTCTGACGTGACGCGGCTGGAGCGGGCCGTCCCCACGATCCAAGAGCTTGTGGACAAGGGCGCGAAGATCATCCTCCTTTCTCATTTTGGCCGTCCGAAGGGCGCGCCGGATCCGGAAATGTCACTGGCACCTGTGGCCGAGGCTTTTTCCCATCTGATCGGGAAGCCGGTCGCGTTTGCCGAAGACAGTATTGGTGAGCCTGCAACGCGGGCCGTCGACAACATGGTGGCTGGCGATATTCTTCTTCTGGAAAACACGCGCTTTCACGCGGGCGAGGAAAAGAACGATGCCGACTATGCCAAGGGGCTGGCGGCCAATGGTGACGTGTATGTGAACGATGCGTTTTCTGCGGCGCACCGTGCCCATGCTTCGACCGAAGGCGTGGCGCGGCTATTGCCGGCAGCGGCTGGTCGCGCAATGCAGCGCGAGCTTGATTATCTGGCTCAGGCGCTTGCTGCACCAAAGCGCCCGGTCATGGCCGTGGTGGGCGGGGCGAAAGTCTCCACCAAGCTTGACGTGCTGCACAACCTCGTGACGACGGCTGACAAACTGATCGTCGGCGGCGGCATGGCCAACACCTTCCTCGTGGCCATGGGCATTGAGGTCGGCAAATCCCTGGCTGAGCCGGATCTTGCGGAAACAGCACGTGAGATCATGGCCAAGGCGTCGAAAGCCGGGTGCGAAATCCTTCTGCCCAAGGATGTTGTGACATCGCGCGAGTTTGCCGCCAATCCGGAGACCCATGTGCGCATGGCCGATCAGGTGCAGGCGGATGAAATGGTGCTCGATATGGGCCCAGACAGTGTCGACAGCTACGCCGAAGCGTTGGAAGGCTGCGCAACGTTGATCTGGAATGGGCCGCTTGGTGCGTTTGAGATCCCCCCATTTCACACGGCAACAGTTGAGCTGGCACGATTTGCCGCGCAGCTGACGAAGAACGGCTCACTCGTCTCCGTGGCCGGGGGCGGGGATACCGTTTCTGCCCTGAACATGGCTGGTGTCGTCGACGACTTCACCTATGTCTCGACCGCGGGCGGGGCGTTCCTTGAGTGGATGGAAGGCAAGGATCTGCCGGGCGTTTCTGTCCTCGCCGTCTGA
- a CDS encoding DUF721 domain-containing protein, whose translation MSNPPVNTKPVRSAPPKVSRSVAQRLAALAKASGALDPELVAGWQEIAGEDMAKVCRPVRLKKAGKSHTLVVSVPSGAAAMKVQYSQAAILARASAYLRLPGLKKLVIEQSGTIAKPEAKRARWASRTYTASTVPREEPVAQPPARDLDEALRRLRLSMQERRNAP comes from the coding sequence ATGTCCAACCCGCCCGTCAATACGAAACCCGTCCGCTCTGCCCCGCCCAAGGTGAGCCGGTCCGTGGCCCAACGCCTGGCGGCCCTGGCCAAGGCATCCGGTGCCCTCGACCCGGAGCTGGTCGCGGGCTGGCAAGAGATCGCCGGCGAGGATATGGCCAAGGTCTGTCGGCCAGTACGACTGAAGAAGGCGGGCAAGAGCCACACGCTCGTGGTCTCGGTCCCCAGCGGTGCCGCGGCCATGAAAGTGCAATATTCGCAGGCCGCGATCCTGGCGCGGGCCAGCGCCTATCTGCGCTTGCCGGGGCTCAAGAAACTGGTGATTGAGCAGTCCGGGACGATTGCCAAGCCCGAGGCCAAACGCGCCCGCTGGGCCAGCCGCACTTATACCGCCAGCACCGTCCCGCGAGAGGAGCCCGTGGCACAGCCTCCCGCGCGGGATCTTGACGAGGCGCTACGTCGCCTGAGGCTGTCGATGCAGGAACGACGCAACGCGCCCTGA
- the thiE gene encoding thiamine phosphate synthase — MLDCQLYLITPPTIDLATFPAALEEAVTVGAAAGVEVACLQLRLKDVPDDEIVRAALVLKPVLERLGVALIVNDRADLARKCGAQGLHLGQSDGSVEDARALLGASAEIGVTCHDSRHLAMEAAEAGADYVAFGAFYPTSTKQTEFRPEPEILTIWSETTVIPCVAIGGINAQNAAPLVDAGADYLAVSSAVWDHPDGPGAGVAAFADALQDRSHAAS, encoded by the coding sequence ATGCTTGATTGCCAATTGTATCTGATTACGCCGCCAACCATCGATCTGGCGACCTTTCCGGCAGCACTGGAAGAAGCAGTGACTGTCGGCGCAGCCGCTGGGGTCGAGGTGGCCTGTCTGCAACTGCGCCTGAAAGATGTGCCTGATGATGAGATCGTCCGTGCTGCGCTGGTGCTGAAGCCGGTATTGGAGCGCCTGGGCGTGGCATTGATCGTCAATGATCGTGCTGATCTGGCGCGGAAATGTGGCGCACAGGGTTTGCATCTGGGACAGTCCGACGGCTCGGTAGAAGATGCCAGGGCGCTGCTCGGCGCCAGTGCCGAAATCGGTGTGACCTGCCATGACAGTCGTCATCTGGCGATGGAAGCGGCCGAAGCCGGAGCGGACTATGTGGCCTTCGGCGCGTTTTATCCGACAAGTACCAAGCAAACTGAATTTCGTCCGGAGCCGGAAATTCTGACCATCTGGTCCGAAACGACGGTCATTCCCTGTGTCGCCATTGGCGGCATCAATGCGCAGAACGCGGCGCCGTTGGTGGATGCGGGGGCGGACTATCTCGCCGTATCGTCGGCTGTGTGGGACCACCCTGATGGACCTGGCGCCGGCGTTGCGGCTTTTGCCGACGCGCTGCAGGATAGGTCCCACGCGGCGTCCTGA